The following nucleotide sequence is from Barnesiella viscericola DSM 18177.
TCGAAACCTTCATGGAGTATGCCTTCCAGTTCCTGCACCTGCACCAGCTCTATGTACACATCGCAACGTGCAACACGGCCAGCATGGCCCTCTTCCTTGCCTGCGGATTCCGCGAGTGCGGGCATCTGACCGACTGGGTACAGCTGCCGCAGGGCTACGACGATGCACTCGTGTTTCAAAAAATAAACCCCGACGAAAAAGGCTAATTGAGCGACGGCTCCTGGGGCGAGTTGAGCCACAACCGATACCCCTCGCCCATGCTGCGCACCGTCTCGCGCCAGAAGCTGTCGTCGGTAGCGGCCAGACAACTGGCCGGCGACTGCATGGTGGTGACGGCCCACGACTCTTGCCGCAGCTCCCCGTCGAGCTGCCCGGGCGACCAGCCGCTATACCCGATCAGGAATTTCACATGGCGGCACACCCCCTCGTCGCTGCGCATGAAATCGAGCAGCATGTCGAAATCGCCGTTGGCAAAAAGACCCGACGCCACCTCGACCGCCCCGGGCAGCGAAGCGATGTCGTGCAGGAAAAACAGGTGGTCGGTACCCACCGGGCCGCCGCAATATACCGGTATCGAAGGAATGGGACCCACCCCTTCGAGCAATTCATTCAGATGATAGTGTGTGGGGCTGTTGAGGACAAAACCCACCGCCCCCTTCTCGGAATATTCGGCCAGGCAGATGACCGCCCGGCGGAAGCACCCCTCGTCGAGGAAAGGCTCGGCCACGAGCAACGCCCCCCGATGGGGCTCAATCAACTGTCGGCGTATATGTAACGATTCGATGTGCATGTTCGCTCCTCTTCGATGTATCCAAGACAGGTGAGGCAAAGGCCGGGACAACCGGGACAGACAGAGTTTCCAGTTTTGACCAGGCCAAGGTTAACCTTGCCGCCTCCTCTATCTTACCCAAAGATAAGCAAAATATGACAAACGATGAAACGTTGCCGGCACTTTTTCTTGCAATCGCCCGACAAATGGCTATGTAGAACAGGTATAAATTAGTGCTTATGAAACCATAAAGCGATATAACCTAACACAAAAGGCTCTATATTTGCACTGTTTTTATCATACTGCAATGAACGAGACGGAACAAATCACCGACATGGCCCGGGAGAAAAAGGCGGCCCGGGTTACCTGGGTGGGATTCTTCACCAACCTGCTGCTCTCGACGGCCAAGATCATAGCCGGCGTCGTGGGCCGAAGCAGCGCCATAATTGCCGACGGCATTCACTCGCTGTCGGACTTCATTACCGACTTTATCGTCATCATTTTCATCAAGATATCGTCCAAGCACGAAGACAGCGACCACCCCTACGGCCACGGCAAGTTCGAGACCTTTGCCACCATGCTCATCAGCTTTGCCCTCTTTATCGTGGCCATCGGCATCTTCTACTCGGGCAGTGTGAAAATCTACGAGGTGCTCAACGGTCGGGTGATCGAACGCCCTACCTACCTGGCCCTCATCATGGCCGCCGTCTCGATTGTCGTGAAGGAGATTCTCTACTGGTACACCATCATCGTGGGACGCAAAATCGAGAGCCCCGCCGTCATTGCCAACGGCTGGCACCACCGCTCGGACGCCTTCTCGTCGATAGGTACCCTCATCGGTATCTCGGGAGCCATGTTCCTGGGCGAACGCTGGCGCATACTCGACCCCATCACCTCGGTCATCGTGGGTATCTTCATCATCGGTGTGGCCTACAAGCTGGCCCGCCCCAGCATACAGGAGCTGCTCGAAATGTCGCTCCCCGAAGAGATTGAGCACAGTATCGAACAGAAGATACAGGCCACGCCCGGGGTCATCACCTTCCATCACCTGCGCACCCGTAAAAACGGCAACACCTTTATCATCGACATGCACATCAAGGTCGACCCGCACTCGTCGATTGTCGAGGCACACGACATCGCCACCCAC
It contains:
- a CDS encoding YqgE/AlgH family protein, whose amino-acid sequence is MHIESLHIRRQLIEPHRGALLVAEPFLDEGCFRRAVICLAEYSEKGAVGFVLNSPTHYHLNELLEGVGPIPSIPVYCGGPVGTDHLFFLHDIASLPGAVEVASGLFANGDFDMLLDFMRSDEGVCRHVKFLIGYSGWSPGQLDGELRQESWAVTTMQSPASCLAATDDSFWRETVRSMGEGYRLWLNSPQEPSLN
- a CDS encoding cation diffusion facilitator family transporter, which gives rise to MNETEQITDMAREKKAARVTWVGFFTNLLLSTAKIIAGVVGRSSAIIADGIHSLSDFITDFIVIIFIKISSKHEDSDHPYGHGKFETFATMLISFALFIVAIGIFYSGSVKIYEVLNGRVIERPTYLALIMAAVSIVVKEILYWYTIIVGRKIESPAVIANGWHHRSDAFSSIGTLIGISGAMFLGERWRILDPITSVIVGIFIIGVAYKLARPSIQELLEMSLPEEIEHSIEQKIQATPGVITFHHLRTRKNGNTFIIDMHIKVDPHSSIVEAHDIATHVENNLKAAFGKGTQINVHIEPYLPKEKQA